A section of the Flaviflexus equikiangi genome encodes:
- a CDS encoding IS256 family transposase, with amino-acid sequence MTAPHIIDPAGLLREALAEASPDLMRDLLQAMINALLSADADAVVGAEWGKPSPDRRTQRNGYRHRPLDTRVGTVDVAVPKLRSGTYFPDWLLERRKRAETALITVVADCYLAGVSTRRMDKLVKTLGIHSLSKSQVSRMATDLDEHVDQFRHRPLDEAGPFTFVAADALTMKVREGGRVINAVVLIATGVNADGRREVLGLRVATSETGAAWNSFFADLVARGLTGVRLVTSDAHAGLIEAVAANLPGASWQRCRTHYAANLMSVCPKSYWPAVKAMLHSVYDQPDAASVHAQFDRLLDYVGDKLPEAHDHLDGARADILAFTGFPTGVWAQIWSNNPNERLNREIRRRTDSVGIFPNREAIIRLVGAVLAEQTDEWAEGRRYLSLDVLARSRLHMLPETTDEVSDDPLELTA; translated from the coding sequence ATGACCGCTCCTCATATTATCGACCCTGCAGGCCTGCTCCGTGAAGCCCTGGCCGAAGCATCCCCGGACTTGATGCGCGATCTGCTGCAGGCCATGATCAACGCCCTGCTTTCAGCAGACGCCGATGCCGTGGTCGGGGCGGAATGGGGCAAGCCCAGCCCCGACCGCCGCACCCAGCGCAACGGCTACCGCCACCGGCCCCTGGACACCCGGGTCGGCACAGTGGATGTTGCTGTCCCAAAACTCAGATCGGGCACATATTTTCCCGACTGGCTGCTCGAGCGCAGAAAACGAGCCGAAACAGCACTGATCACGGTCGTGGCTGACTGCTACCTCGCCGGCGTCAGCACTCGGCGGATGGATAAGCTCGTGAAAACCCTGGGTATTCATTCCCTGTCGAAGTCGCAGGTCTCGCGCATGGCTACTGACCTGGACGAGCACGTGGACCAGTTCCGTCACCGCCCGCTCGATGAGGCCGGCCCGTTCACGTTCGTCGCTGCTGACGCGCTGACCATGAAGGTCCGCGAGGGCGGGCGTGTGATTAACGCGGTCGTCCTCATCGCTACCGGCGTCAATGCCGATGGTAGGCGTGAAGTCCTCGGCCTGCGGGTTGCGACCAGTGAGACCGGGGCGGCATGGAACTCCTTCTTCGCCGACCTCGTCGCACGCGGCCTGACCGGCGTGCGTTTAGTGACTTCTGATGCTCATGCGGGCCTGATCGAGGCGGTCGCAGCGAACCTGCCGGGTGCGTCCTGGCAGCGATGCCGCACGCACTACGCCGCGAACCTGATGAGCGTGTGCCCCAAGAGCTACTGGCCGGCAGTCAAAGCGATGCTGCACTCGGTCTACGACCAGCCCGACGCAGCCAGTGTCCACGCCCAATTCGACCGGCTCTTGGACTACGTCGGCGATAAGCTCCCTGAAGCTCACGATCATCTGGACGGCGCACGTGCCGATATCCTTGCCTTCACCGGTTTCCCGACCGGGGTGTGGGCCCAGATCTGGTCCAACAACCCCAATGAGCGCCTCAACCGCGAGATCCGTCGCCGCACCGATTCGGTGGGGATCTTCCCCAACCGAGAGGCGATCATCCGCCTGGTCGGTGCGGTCCTGGCCGAGCAGACCGATGAATGGGCCGAAGGGCGCCGCTACCTCAGCCTCGACGTTCTCGCCAGAAGCCGCCTCCACATGCTTCCCGAGACCACAGACGAGGTGAGCGACGATCCTCTCGAACTGACCGCCTAA
- a CDS encoding FadR/GntR family transcriptional regulator, giving the protein MPVDRVTSAIDAILARIHSGEFPVGEALPPEADLATMLEVSRPTMREAVRSLSTKGVLRVIHGRGTFVNPVASWTDLPAMVEALGRSQSPREIGLQLIELRRMIEVGACGLAARNRTDDDIAVLTELLTMFEDAAETGDIDTIAKADLAFHTTILEASANPFLSVIMHPLQDALSASRKQTSADSRIRRRAAEHHRIILSAIVDGDEARAKDAMRKHMTQTRDDIAAYLPDQPVTD; this is encoded by the coding sequence ATGCCGGTTGATCGGGTCACATCAGCCATTGACGCCATTTTAGCCCGGATTCATTCCGGCGAGTTTCCCGTGGGCGAAGCGCTGCCGCCCGAGGCGGATCTGGCGACGATGCTCGAGGTTTCTCGCCCGACGATGAGAGAGGCCGTTCGCTCACTGTCGACGAAGGGCGTCCTGCGCGTTATCCACGGGCGCGGCACGTTCGTCAATCCCGTGGCCAGCTGGACCGATCTTCCCGCCATGGTGGAAGCATTAGGCCGCTCCCAGTCCCCTCGCGAGATCGGCCTGCAGCTCATCGAGCTGCGCCGCATGATCGAGGTGGGCGCGTGCGGCCTTGCCGCGCGCAACCGCACCGACGACGATATCGCTGTCCTCACGGAGCTTCTCACCATGTTCGAGGATGCGGCCGAGACGGGCGACATCGACACGATCGCAAAAGCCGATCTCGCTTTCCACACGACGATTCTGGAAGCGAGCGCGAATCCGTTCCTGTCCGTCATCATGCATCCTCTTCAGGATGCTCTCTCAGCATCACGGAAGCAGACGAGTGCCGACTCCCGGATCCGACGCCGGGCGGCCGAGCATCACCGCATCATCCTCTCCGCCATCGTCGATGGCGATGAGGCGCGGGCGAAAGATGCGATGCGGAAGCATATGACCCAGACGAGGGACGACATCGCAGCCTATCTGCCCGACCAGCCCGTGACGGACTAG
- a CDS encoding FABP family protein, translating into MFEIPDNLAPETYPMAWLVGTWRGYGMLGYPGIDDAAIICDLEIHNDGGPYLTVTSTWTLANENPDDIDKELPGSVGVSQLTENRRWQVASGYLRQSPEKEGDVEAMIATPDGRVALYIGTVKAPRMTLISDAMVRSAAGAEVNASSLQVGLVESDLLFAYDMAAFGEEMQSYAAGRLSRVREDM; encoded by the coding sequence ATGTTTGAGATTCCCGATAATCTGGCCCCCGAGACCTATCCGATGGCATGGCTGGTCGGCACGTGGCGCGGCTATGGCATGCTCGGCTACCCCGGCATCGACGATGCTGCCATCATCTGCGATCTCGAGATCCACAACGACGGCGGGCCCTACCTGACGGTCACGTCGACGTGGACGCTGGCGAACGAGAACCCGGACGACATCGATAAGGAGCTGCCGGGCTCCGTTGGGGTGTCGCAGCTGACCGAGAACCGCCGCTGGCAGGTCGCCTCCGGCTACCTTCGCCAGTCTCCCGAGAAAGAGGGCGACGTCGAAGCGATGATCGCCACCCCGGACGGCCGGGTCGCGCTCTACATCGGCACAGTCAAGGCGCCCCGCATGACACTCATCTCCGATGCGATGGTGCGCTCCGCGGCGGGAGCAGAGGTGAACGCCAGCAGCCTCCAGGTCGGCCTTGTCGAATCGGATCTCCTCTTCGCGTACGACATGGCGGCCTTCGGCGAGGAGATGCAGTCCTACGCCGCGGGCAGGCTCTCACGCGTCCGGGAGGACATGTGA
- the ygfZ gene encoding CAF17-like 4Fe-4S cluster assembly/insertion protein YgfZ yields the protein MKPSERPGAVLGDGIDAPVPAHYGSPAREQRALLAGTALVDLSHMEVVTVTGQDRLTWVHSLTTQHLTGLTPGESTETILLSAEGRIQVPAFVQDDGETLYLITDVGQGEELRAFLQSMKFMMRVDVALRDDLSLLGGYGSETVPRAILTWRDPWPAVPASSVAYGADPDQHPARGHDRYLALVPAADLEAALDEWEGTMAGMLAWEAQRIVDLRPRPALDVDDKSLPHEWDWLRSAVHLDKGCYRGQEAVARTVNLGRPPRRAVLLQLDGSAERLPAAGSEILWGEKTVGKITSAGRDMDEGPVGLGLLKRNTPLDAQLAIDGIPALAEVIVNPDGRTALSYDRPKIRKLAP from the coding sequence GTGAAGCCGAGCGAGCGTCCCGGCGCCGTCCTCGGGGACGGCATCGATGCTCCCGTCCCCGCCCACTACGGCTCACCCGCCAGGGAGCAGCGCGCCCTCCTCGCGGGCACGGCACTCGTCGACCTGTCCCACATGGAGGTGGTGACCGTGACGGGCCAGGACCGGCTCACGTGGGTCCACAGCCTGACAACCCAGCACCTGACGGGGCTGACGCCGGGGGAATCGACAGAGACCATCCTGTTGAGCGCGGAGGGTCGGATCCAGGTGCCAGCCTTCGTCCAGGACGACGGCGAGACCCTCTACCTCATCACCGATGTCGGGCAGGGAGAGGAGCTGCGGGCTTTCCTCCAGTCCATGAAGTTCATGATGAGAGTAGACGTCGCACTCCGCGACGACCTCAGCCTCCTCGGCGGATACGGTTCCGAGACCGTGCCGCGGGCGATCCTCACGTGGCGTGACCCCTGGCCCGCCGTCCCAGCATCATCCGTCGCCTACGGAGCCGACCCGGATCAGCATCCTGCGCGCGGACACGACCGCTATTTGGCCCTCGTGCCGGCCGCTGACCTCGAGGCCGCTCTCGACGAGTGGGAGGGCACGATGGCGGGCATGCTCGCGTGGGAAGCTCAGCGGATCGTCGATCTGCGGCCCCGGCCAGCCCTCGATGTTGACGACAAGTCCCTCCCGCACGAATGGGACTGGCTCCGCTCTGCCGTCCACCTCGACAAGGGCTGCTACCGCGGCCAAGAGGCCGTTGCGCGCACCGTCAACCTCGGACGCCCCCCACGGCGCGCAGTCCTCCTCCAACTCGATGGCTCCGCAGAGCGCCTCCCTGCCGCAGGATCCGAGATCCTATGGGGAGAGAAGACGGTCGGGAAGATCACGAGCGCGGGGCGCGACATGGACGAGGGGCCCGTCGGCCTCGGTCTGCTCAAGCGCAACACGCCGCTCGACGCCCAGCTCGCCATCGATGGCATACCCGCGCTCGCGGAGGTCATCGTCAACCCGGACGGCAGGACGGCACTGTCCTACGATCGCCCCAAGATACGAAAGCTTGCGCCATGA
- a CDS encoding DUF2516 family protein, with product MIGMLFNYFVIALFLWAIVDAATRPKDAFPWAGTMSKWAWVAALLGGLALRAGLMPFRIPGSFLISLACFILVIYYLGTIKPKLDDSPRRGPRDRGSW from the coding sequence ATGATCGGGATGCTCTTCAACTACTTCGTCATCGCCCTGTTCCTGTGGGCGATCGTCGATGCCGCGACGCGGCCGAAAGATGCCTTCCCGTGGGCGGGAACCATGAGCAAGTGGGCGTGGGTAGCGGCACTGCTGGGCGGACTCGCACTCCGCGCCGGACTCATGCCCTTCCGCATCCCCGGTTCCTTCCTCATCTCGCTCGCATGCTTCATCCTTGTCATCTACTATCTCGGCACGATCAAGCCGAAGCTCGATGACAGCCCCCGCCGCGGGCCCAGGGATCGGGGCTCCTGGTAG
- the pstB gene encoding phosphate ABC transporter ATP-binding protein PstB, translating to MNEGIDVSNLNIYYGDFLAVEDVSMHIAPRATTALIGPSGCGKSTFLRSLNRMHEVIPGARVEGDAIIDGKNIYGPGVDPVDVRASVGMVFQRANPFPTMSIADNVLAGAKLNSKRMSKSEAEELVEFSLRGANLWEEVKDRLGRPGSSLSGGQQQRLCIARAIAVKPDVLLMDEPCSALDPISTLAIEDLIRELEKDYTIVIVTHNMQQAARVSSMTGFFNIEGTGKPGHLIEYDTTDKIFSNPSKKATEDYVSGRFG from the coding sequence GTGAACGAAGGCATTGACGTCTCGAACCTCAACATCTACTACGGCGACTTTCTCGCTGTCGAAGATGTCTCGATGCATATCGCACCCCGCGCCACGACTGCTCTCATCGGCCCCTCGGGCTGCGGAAAGTCGACCTTCCTCAGGTCGTTGAACCGCATGCACGAGGTGATCCCCGGTGCGCGCGTCGAAGGCGATGCCATCATCGATGGCAAGAACATTTACGGCCCCGGCGTCGACCCTGTCGATGTTCGCGCCTCTGTCGGCATGGTCTTCCAGCGGGCCAACCCGTTCCCCACCATGTCGATCGCCGATAATGTTCTGGCGGGTGCGAAGCTGAACTCGAAGCGGATGAGCAAGTCGGAAGCGGAGGAGCTTGTCGAGTTCTCGCTCCGGGGCGCCAACCTGTGGGAGGAAGTGAAGGACCGCCTGGGACGCCCCGGGTCGTCCCTCTCGGGAGGCCAGCAGCAGCGCCTCTGCATCGCCCGCGCCATCGCCGTCAAGCCTGACGTGCTGCTCATGGACGAGCCGTGCTCTGCCCTCGACCCGATCTCGACCCTCGCGATCGAGGACCTGATCCGGGAGCTCGAGAAGGACTACACGATCGTCATCGTCACGCACAACATGCAGCAGGCGGCCCGTGTTTCGTCGATGACAGGGTTCTTCAACATCGAGGGCACCGGCAAGCCCGGGCATCTCATCGAGTACGACACGACGGACAAGATCTTCTCGAACCCGTCGAAGAAGGCCACCGAGGACTACGTGTCCGGCCGATTCGGGTGA
- a CDS encoding cyclase family protein, producing MMFVHLSHVLDPNDVARPGEPVISIEQDTHLSETGKPFNSHLISLPNHFGTHMDGPRHFNTEGVPFDELPIEKFAYLGEEILLVDLPHRNGPDEIVTKEDLEPFAGDLKGKRLLLIRTGFEEKRTSDPHMYQNNGVSLHSGLSKWLCGEFPELDCIGMDWMSIAAPTNDRGPKRTAGSSATTPTTSSSASRT from the coding sequence ATGATGTTCGTACACCTGTCGCACGTGCTCGACCCCAACGATGTTGCCCGGCCGGGAGAGCCAGTCATCAGCATCGAGCAAGACACACACCTCTCCGAGACGGGTAAGCCGTTCAACTCCCACCTCATCTCCCTGCCGAACCACTTCGGGACCCACATGGATGGGCCGCGCCACTTCAATACGGAAGGGGTGCCGTTCGACGAGCTGCCCATCGAGAAATTCGCCTACCTGGGGGAGGAAATCCTGCTCGTCGACCTGCCGCACCGCAACGGCCCGGACGAGATCGTCACGAAGGAAGACCTCGAGCCTTTCGCAGGCGACCTCAAGGGCAAGCGCCTCCTGCTGATCCGCACCGGCTTCGAAGAGAAGCGGACGAGCGATCCCCACATGTACCAGAACAACGGCGTCAGCCTTCATTCGGGCCTGTCGAAGTGGCTGTGCGGAGAGTTCCCCGAGCTCGACTGCATCGGCATGGACTGGATGTCGATCGCCGCCCCGACGAACGATCGGGGCCCGAAGCGCACCGCTGGCTCCTCGGCAACTACTCCGACCACATCATCGTCGGCATCGAGGACATGA